In Vicia villosa cultivar HV-30 ecotype Madison, WI linkage group LG7, Vvil1.0, whole genome shotgun sequence, the DNA window TCTGAATAAAACCAAAACACAGttgcaacaaaacaaaaaaataaaggaaatgcttcatacacaaaatctaaaacataaacaatatagaTTCATAAGAACATAAACATTTCCAATTCTTTGTTCTCTTGGCATGTCTTGTCTCTTGATGTTTGTTGCCATTTACTTCCTTTAACAACACCAAAACCTAACAGCCTTTGTAACTACACAAATTTACTGTCACAAAAGTTGAATAAGAAATGAACATAGAGAAGAACAACCCAATACACATCACAACGTCATTATGTCATCATGTTAAAAAAGAAACCCTATTGAAGAACTTTTAGAAATCAGTACCATTGCCACAACAggagaaacaaaaaataaacaaaaaacacATAATGGTAACGTACCATAAGTCGAAGAGGATAATGTTTTTCTATCGTTGTCGCCTCGAGTGCTAGGGCACCCTTCTGTGTTATCAACGAAATAAATTGtctattatgtttttattaacGGAAAAGTATTTCACAACGGTTTCAAGAAACAACCGTGGTGAAATATGGAACACATAACCACGGTTTAATGAAATAATTGTGGTTGTTATACtttccatttttaaataaataaaaaatgctaACGATCACGATTAAGGTAAAAAAGGAAAGGCACGCCTTTACgttaaaggaataaaatattCAAGGGCATTGAGGTTTGAACCCATAAAAGCTTGATTGTATCATCACTGTGAGGTCATCAACCGTTATTATATCctaacaaattttaattaattaaaaaaaaatgttagcgCCTGAGTTTAGAAATGTCGCCATAATGTTTGAAAGAATCGTGGTGACTTGGCCATTGTTGTATGTGCTATAGAAATGCATTTTAATTGATTATTAGTTTGAGCATCTCCTATTAAATTGGAAAACACATCAGGACATGAGATGAAGAGATAAGGGGAAATAGGGTCTCCATGATGCTTCGAGTAGGATTGAAATTTTCTATAGAATACTTATTGATAAAGATGGAAAAGAAGACTATAGTGATACACTTCATAAATGTTTGGTGATGCCTTTTGAGAATTCTATGGTTAGAAAGGTGTTattgatgaagttggttaatcaTAGCATTTTTATATCAGtattttttaatccaaaaaaaatataaaaaaataattatctttttaataaaaatattattcacTCTATTGGTGAATAATAAATACAGTGTAGCGAAAGTTATTGTATCAACAAAATATTCCTAAGAAATCTTACATTGGCGAGTGAGGATCTAATACAAGAAATCTTACATTGGCATGTGAGGGTCATTTAGACGTCTCTCCTTTTTAGCAGACAAATGAATTTGATATATGATAGGTActggaaaataattgttttttgtttgtttattctacTTGTTATTCTCTGCCAAAGCAAAGAAATAAACTAGAAGTACCAATAATGTAGTTTATGTAGGACAGTATGCATACAAAGATTTTCAGAATCATAATGAGTGAGAAAAGAAACCGTCAGGCCTTCTGGCCCATAtgccactagtacaaaaatggtaatttacacccgttttttattaaatttacacccattatttttaataaaaatcgggtgtatatccactgggtgagaaatgtctaacgaatttacacccgtttaaaacgggtgtaaatacgttcttaattattccccattttaaaaatatcgggtgtaaatacgttctacgttacaccctattttaacaaaaatcgggtgtaattgggcgtaattacgtttttaattacaccatattttaataaaaatcgggtatagatatgttcttaattacaccctatttttataaaaatcgggtgtaattgagcgtaatttcgtttttaattacaccctatttttataaaaattgggtgtaattgggcgtaattacgtttttaattacaccctattttaataaaaatcgggtgtagatatgttcttaattacaccctatttttataaaaattgggtgtaaatacgccatttatgaatgaacaattatattatatttaaatctatttacaccctatttcatatacaccatttagttatatttcattttcagtcataatattgcaaatactataaaatcatacacataaaaatcatattttaattaagtcaaaatatttttaaattgatttcttttattAGGCTTTTACTGATTGGTTATTAATTGCATTTAATCAATGTTATCTTTGGTTTTGTTAACTTCTGCTTTATTACCCAATCCAAACAAAGTGTAAGAAATTTTAACCATTACTTCAATTGATTTTTATCCCTAAAAACTGAAGACTTGTTgtcatttttatataatttagagactaaattgatgatttattcaAAAATAAGAATGGTCAGAAGAAAGGTAAACCATATCTTATTGATGTTAAAAGGCATCCTGAAACAGCTCAAGACACAGATTCACTTCTAGgtgttcaaatatataaaatattcagAGAAATATCCTTCTAAGTGTACTTAGCAAAAATGGACTCAACAACACCTTGAGCAATAGGATGGTAACACTCACGGGCCTCCGAAAAAAGTCTTTTGGCAAACACTTTGTCTTCTTCACTGCCACTGTCTTTCACAAGTGCAGTGTAAAGTGGTCGAAGATACTTCATCCTTCCAACTTCTTTTAAGGTTTTCTCCACTTCACTATAGTAAGTTTTGCATCCACATGAAATAGCCCTTTGGAGAAACGACACTTTGACTTCATAATCTTTTGATTCAGATAGCTTGTAGGGCAAATCCAAGGCTAAGATCTGCACAAAATGTATAAGACCACTTAAATACAATCTGCAAAGTATAGACTTCTTCATGACTGTATAGCAGTATATACCTGAGAAACTTCAATGGATTTCGGCAAGTTATCCAAGTAGAGCTCCCACTCATGGCCTTGCCACTCAGCTATTTCATCCTTCGTTGGCATCCTCCCATTTACCGACTCATTTGCCAGAGCAACAATAGTTTTATAAATACTTGAGTCAGTCTCATGTGCATCTGATGGGATGCCAGTACCTTAAAACCTATATTTTAAAACCTATATTTTATTACTACCTGGCGATACATATCCTTGAGGAAGAAGAATAAGCAACAAAGCTGCAGTGATGACAGTCAAGTTTTGAACTGCTTCAATTCTTAAAACTACCCATTCCATTGCAGCCTTGGAATGAAAGAACAATGAAGCATCTGTGTTCACAAGTTTTATGTAGTTTTTGAAAAATCTGTCTGACATGTTGTATGTTCTTACAGTGACCACTCCAAGTGATGTCTCAGCTGCAAAATTCATGATTGGAGCTTTGGTGGTTCCGTTGATCCTAATTAGTTCCCTTGCAGTGGCTTGATAATATTTCTTagagaagaaaaaggaaaagaaagaaatgaGATTAAGAAGTTCTTAATCTAACCAAGGAAAGATAATGGCTAATTAAGAAAGGATGGAAAGTGGATAATATACCTGAATGAGTATTGATGCAACCATTGCAGGAACAGCATCAAAGAGAACTTGACATGTGACTGAAGCCATTATAAAAGCAGCACTAGAAAAAGAAATTAATGCATAAACTCCAATCAAAGAAAAGGGCAGTAGAAAAGCATTGGAGCATTGAAGATAGCTGTGGTGAAGCTTGAGAAGAAAGTAGTAGAAGCTTTTAATCCCAAAAGGGCAGTCAAGTAAGTTCTTACATATATAAAAGCAGCACTAGCAAAAGAAATTAATGCATAAACTCCAATCAAGGTGACATTAGTTACTTTGGGAATTTCGATGGCGATAGCAAGCCAAAAGGTGGATGCAGTTTGCAAAGCTATAAAACAGATTGTGCTAACACTATCAAACATAGCATGAATGACCCTTTGGAATAATTGATATAATCCCAAAATGGCTTCCATCCAGCATCACCAGTTACTTTTTCTTCCTCTTGTTTTCAACACCTCTTTTTTGTTCATTATCTTGATTCAACTCAGTGATTGTGTCTCTATGAGCACTCACAAGTAGTTCAAAGGTTGTTCCAGCCGTCAGGAAATTTTCATAACGACCTGATTAAATAACTTTTCCATTCTCCATTACCAAGATAGTATCAACTTCTGAAAGAAATTCCACTTGATGAGTAACTAGAATGACCGTTTTCGCTCCTAAAGCAGTCATGACACAGTCCTATAATGTTGTAGATGTAGTTAGTTTTTGATACAACAAAATGAGGACAAAAGTTTTTATgatcattaatttattaattaacacGATAAAAGTGATAGTTCCTTACATTGAATAGTATTGCAGCTGTATGTGCGTCAACTGCACTGAAAGGATCATCGAGAAGATAGATATCTGCATCATTGTAGACTGCTCTAGCTAGTTGAATCCTTTGCTTTTGTCCTCCACTCATGTTAATCCCTCTCTGACCAATTTCTGTAAGATCACCATGGCTAAAATCATTGATATCCTTATCTAAAGCACAAGCTGTAATTgcttttcatatattgttttgtCCATTGGCTTGCCAAAGAGTATATTATCTTGAACTGTTCCACTTTGTATCCATGAAGATTGTGAAACATAGGCAAGATTGCCACCGACATTAACCTGTTTTCCATTATAGTAACATATCACGGGTGGAAATTTTGAAGATACTATACTATGTTTATTCACATGAATGTTTCTATTAGTTACTTACAGTTCCTGAAATCTTGGGAATCTCTCCAAGTATTGCATACAAAAGTGATGATTTTCCAGCACCAACTGGTCCACAAAACACAGTAATCCATACATGTACCACTTCAAAAATTGTTAACAGAAACACCATCATGATTTCAGAACCTATGCATTTGTCCCcatcaaaaatcatcacaaaataAATAATCATTCTACAACATCAAAATAAACATCAACAAAATACACATACAAACATACAATTTCAtcaaaaatatagaaaattaaaCTTTTTTTGGGCTGATGAAAAGTTATAAAAGGATTTAGACAATGAATCTAGTCATATAATCTAACATGGTATAAACTATTCCTGCAACGTTAATCGACattggtttaaaaaaattaagttcatTATGAACTTTCGCAAAGtaagaagaaaaatagaatttCGCAAAATAACATCAGGAATGCATAACAAGGCATCAATTTTTTCTCTCCTAgctatttttttccttttctatttcATCATTCATTACCAAGTCACATGTCTAAACAAGAAATGAACTCCAAATTCTTCACAATCAATCCTAAAGCCCCATAAAAATTTATGAAGTATTAATATCCCTAAATCGACTCTAGACTTATACACTTAATTTGGATGACAAATTAAAGACACggcaattaatttttaaaatttattgttaCTGTTATACATTTCTAGCTTATACATTTTAGTTTTGTACCATAAACTAACATATATAGTGTAATAGTACACGAGCTATTTTGATTCCCAATAGAGCTGGTAGAAACAATCAGGTCCTCTCTTTTCTTCACATCCACCTCAAATTCTAATTTTACGTTGAGAATGTAAATAGCTTTTCAGCATGCATGTCAATGATGTCATAGCAGAAATAAATTGCTAAATCTAAGTGTATTtgatataaactgtttatattttCCTAAATGCCAAAACAATAACTGATGAAACCAAATATACCATGCATTCTACTAGAAAGGACCATTGATTACAATTTAcaacagaaaaaacaaaaaccaaGTTCAGTCATAAAAAATTAGATTCATCATCCTTTCAGTTTCACATTGCAAATGGAAATAACTTTAACAAGATCTATCAATGGACACAATCCTATTTACCTGCGTAAGTCTGGATGAATCAGACTCCAAGGCAGCAAGCTTTTTCTGGTTTTCCAGTATCGTCGAGCATATCTCAACCTTAGACTTATTCATCTTCTCCGTATCTCCAACCACTTGCGCAATTTCAGATTTCGCTGCTTATAATAATCACGAGAATAATAAAAATGTAAGAGATCACAAATCTACAGAAAATTACATTCTGAGATTCTAATTCCATATAGTTACAAAACTTTGTTTGTTTCACTTCTTAGACTATAAGCCGTGTTTGGATCAACAAAAATGACGTTAAAAGTTAAAACTCAACGCGAATTTGAACTTAAACTGAACAGCTCTGCATATGATAATAAGAAATTTAGATGTATGAGATTCCAAATCTACCAATACTCTAGCAATTTCGATTGTTCAGATTTTGGATAACAGACATTGTTTAGATAGATGAAAAAGATATTGAAATACAGTGCGAATTTGAAGGAAAACTAAACCGCTGCATATGATAGCGATGAATTTCGATGTATGCGATATCAAATCTACGAATACTATATAGTTCATACAATATATTCAGCAAACTTTGATTGTTTCACTCCATAGACTATAAACAGTGTTTGGATCCATGAAATAAGCACGACAATTCGACGCGAATCTGAGATTTAACCTGAATTGATGTCGCTTTCCAAAGTGTGGATGTTCGTCATCTGCATTTGCTCTTCTGCAGAAATTTTTGCGACTTGATCCTCCGCATCTGGAATCAGTTTCAGTTTTCAAGTTAAGATTGAAGTGAAAGGTGTGAAGTGATTTGTGATTTGTGATTTGGATTAACCAAATCCATGCCAATTGAAATTTCACATACGATTAACCAAATACAATTAACCTAAACCTAATTACATGAAAATAAATCGAAAAAACTCAAATCGGCACCTGATACGACAAGCCCAAAGTGTTGAAACGACCTTGGATCCCAAAGAAGATTGAGAAAAGCGCTGAAGCGATGATGAAAGCCCTTGTAACAGGAGCATTTGCTGTGACACACAATCATAAACAAGCATTTGAATTTGAGTTTGAATGCGAAtcgaaaaaaaaactaaaaaattgtaaaattaaaagtGAAAAAGAGAAGTGAAAATCGGAAATTGAAGTAAGGGAAGAAGATTAACGCACTGAAACCAGATGCACCTCCGTTCATCTTGGCAGTGAAGCAGAAAGCGAGGAACTTTTCTTCTTCGGAATTTTACATGAGTGATGGCGGGGAAGCACCCTCGAGATTTTCGCTTGTTTCGTTGACTTGTTCATACCCTGTTGATTGGCTTTCGACTTCTCCTTCTTTACCATGCCGTTGAGAATTCAAGGGAAGTTTTTGTTTCAGGGTTTTCCTTTCAAGGGAAGATTTGGGATTTCGATTAAGGGAATATTTGGGAAGACTTTGTTTCAGAGAAGGTCAGGGTTTCAGTGTTTGAGAAGGAGAATGGAAGATTTGAGAAGAATAAACCTGAtgtaatataaaatttatgtttAGAAGAGTTTTGTTGAAAATTGGGTTTAGAAAAGCTTCATTGCATTTCACTGCTATGAAATTAGATTAAACATTCAATTTTGATAAGAGTTTTGTTCAATCCTATAAAATTAGATTATTTTATTCAGTCTAATaagttaatatttattagtttgttaataatgtttaaattattttattcaaatttaagCTCATTAATTTGTTTgtaatgtttaaattatttattaatatgtcattatatattttgagttataaaattaaataatttttttttgtttatataaatttacacccattttttaatttaaagggAGTAATTGTGATATGATTatagtaatatttttaatttaaatccgattttaaaaaatatggtgTATATTCTCACCTGATAATGtttaaaatgacactttatttacaaaattgccaccacGTTTTTCATTTACACCCTTTTTTAAtatattgggtgtaaattttaaaattatattaatctttttGTACCAGTGTGCATTCAAAAATTTCATATATCTTTTCATAGCATTTTTATTATAATGTAGACATAAtgtatctatttatattaatctAATTTTGTGATTATCTTTTCTCATAGTGTAACTAgatcaataaattattttaattagaaccaaagaaataaaaaaaaaaagtaaggaTGTAGTTAAAAATATCTATAAATTAGTGTATAAATGACTtgcaaataaaaaacattttttaaattatatttaaaagtttAGAAATATGAGAACATCACCTCTAAATTTATTCAATTTATTAACTCCCTAACAACCATGGTGTGAACATAATTCAAGCATGAGGTGtaagaaaattattattataaatataatcatTGAGTTATTCATGTTTTTTCATCCCAATGTTAGATTTATTTTATCTTACAATGTCGTGAAGGTTGAGTAATTCACGTCATATTTGTTCTATGTGGCTGTTGAGAGACGTGAAGTTACTCGTGGATCTTGCTTGAAAGTTTCCCTATCTCGAACCGACGGCGTGTAATGGCTTATTTGTTCATGTTGCAACCAGTCGGCAAgtgtttttttatgtctctagCATTCTTCAGAACATTGCTCTATTTATCTTTGATGTAACACTTAGCTCGTGCCATGATCTCAGTCATTGACGTCGATAAATTTGTGAAAAGATTACTTACATATAAAATACatgttttcaaattcaatttaaaaatgtAAAAAGTATGAGAATATCACTTCTCAAATGATTCGATTTATTAATTCTCCTAACAACTATAGTGTGAACATAAATCAAGTATATGAACTATGAAGCATAAGAAAATTATAAAAGTATTTAATTTAACTACTGAGTTATTCACATTATCTCATCCCTGTCATGTACTGTTAGAATTATTTTATACATTCTTTTATTCTTCTTCATGCTTTCCCTAACAACCATGATTAACCTTATAAAACGGCATTAAGAGCAAGTCATTCAAAACACAACCAAACCAAACTCATAAATTTCAATTACTATACAACACAATGTCTGATGACAGAAGCGCAATTGTGACACCAACCATTTATCGTGAATACATTTTGAAACACTTTCCAACCACAGTTAGCTCAGAGTACAAACCAGTTGACTTCATAATAGGCGTTGCTAGTGAGAACTATACTCCAACTGGAGGCACGGGAGATTTCCATCCCAACTGGAGCCTTACTACTTTCAGTCCTGAAAAGTTGAAAAATCTGAAAGAAAATTATCCACAAGTAAGGTTTGTGATAAGTTTCGGAGGCGTTGGAACTCAATATCCATTCAAGTCTTATGAGAAACAACAGTGGATTACAAGTGCTGTGATTTCCATCAAAGATATCATCCATCTCTATGACGATAACAACCAAAAAAACTTGATTGATGGTATTGATATTCACTACGACTCTATTGAATCGAGTCCCGATGATTTCTCTTACTGTATTGGAGAAGTTATAAACAAACTCAAAACTGATCTATCCATTAAGTCTGTGTCCATTGCTCCAACAGAACACAACCAATCCCACTACAAAAAATTGTATTCGGACAACCAAGACAATATTGACTTTGTTGGTTACTTGTTCACCAATCAAACATATTCTTCGGTTGAAAAAGTTGTACATGTCTTTGAAAAATTAGTTGCTGACTACAGTCCTTTTAAAGTCCTTCCTGGATTTCTCTACCCATCTTTTTCTGATGTTATAATTAAAGAGGCCATCATATTCCTCATCAATCACAAATTAGCTACCGGTTTTTTTACATATCCTGCTGATCATGACTCTCCTGTTGGTCCTCCTGGCCCTTTCTCCTTTAAGGAATATGCTTCAAAAAGTACCTAGTTAACATTCCTATCAAATGATTAATTACTAGTTACCTAGCTAGCTAGTAATAATCAATCTTTAATTTTGCAGGTCAAATATTACTGAGAGTAATAGCTAGGCATCTGTTGCATGTTCTAAATAAGACCTGTGAATTGTGTGCTTTTATGTGTGGCATTGATGAAtttagtgttttctttgtattcctCCTTTCATTTTAATGTGAGTGCAAATATTTGGTTTCCCTTGTATCAGTTATATGTGTAATATTTTGAATAATAAGAAGCAAATTAAATatcatttactttttttttttaatattttttttgtcaatcatcaatttggttttcTGTCCGAAAGGTTGATTCTGGAAGTGATCTATCTAATACAATGTGTGATAGAGCCGTATCACATAGTCTAACAAGAATTATACTTAGTTTTCATTGACTTGGAGAACGCGTATGATAGTGCCTAGAAATTTTTTGATGAAAGTCCTAGATAAGAAAGGGGTTAGAATTGCCTATATTCGAGCTATTCA includes these proteins:
- the LOC131618174 gene encoding leucine aminopeptidase-like, which translates into the protein MPTKDEIAEWQGHEWELYLDNLPKSIEVSQILALDLPYKLSESKDYEVKVSFLQRAISCGCKTYYSEVEKTLKEVGRMKYLRPLYTALVKDSGSEEDKVFAKRLFSEARECYHPIAQGVVESIFAKYT
- the LOC131619925 gene encoding chitinase 2-like, which codes for MSDDRSAIVTPTIYREYILKHFPTTVSSEYKPVDFIIGVASENYTPTGGTGDFHPNWSLTTFSPEKLKNLKENYPQVRFVISFGGVGTQYPFKSYEKQQWITSAVISIKDIIHLYDDNNQKNLIDGIDIHYDSIESSPDDFSYCIGEVINKLKTDLSIKSVSIAPTEHNQSHYKKLYSDNQDNIDFVGYLFTNQTYSSVEKVVHVFEKLVADYSPFKVLPGFLYPSFSDVIIKEAIIFLINHKLATGFFTYPADHDSPVGPPGPFSFKEYASKST